The sequence below is a genomic window from Gadus morhua chromosome 12, gadMor3.0, whole genome shotgun sequence.
TCGTATGTTTGGTTTGAGtgatatttttgtttgagtAATATTACGAGAAAAAATGAATGACTTTAGTCTAACTTTAATCTGTTTTATCGCATGAAATCAATTTGCTTATTTCGAGAAAAAATGAATGActttaatctaactttaatCTGTTTCATCGCATGAAATCAATTTGCTTTTTTAGATGAGAttgtccctccatccctccctccctcagccaggCAGATGTTGCAGCTTGGCTGACAGGACAATCCCACCCATTAACTAATTTCAGTATTTTTCAAGTGATATTTGGTTTGAGtgatatttttgtttgagtgatatttttgtttgagtgatattttgagaaaaaatgaataactgttaactttaactttaatcTGTTTTATCTCATGAACTCAATTTGCAACGATCAATGCATTTCACAATGCTTTGTTGTTTGACACTTAAttgatatttatacattttctgaTGTTAGTGTCCAGTAAACAGGATTGTGGTAGCTGTAATACGATTGTAGGACACCAGAATGGAGACATCGCTGCGGTCGGGAGATGTAAATGCTGTCCAACAGTGTATTTTTATCCGTGGTAGCAGCGGTGATAAGTTGCGCGTAACCTTTAGCACGAAACAGTTCATAAATCGGCTTGTTTGCACCGGACAACAGATTTTCATTGAAGTCTCCGCACACTATGATTGGGTGATGATCCATGACTTCGAGTGAATCTAAAAGGCTTTGCAAATTTTTTAGAAATAAGTGCACACTGTAGCTCGGAGGCCTGTAGACGGCAGCAATCAGCGCAATGAACGGGGCTTCTAGTTTAATGACGGTAAACTCGATATCTGTAGCGTTCTGTATGTAGCGTTTTTCACTGACTCGGATGTGGTTTCTCACATAAATAGCAACTCCGCCAccatttttgtttgaaatgtgaGGGCAGTTTGTGTAAGAGACATTCCTATTACGGTGAAACAACGTGTAACCTTCCAAGTTGATACTTTCGGAAACAAAAGATCCTTGCAGGTGTGTTTCTGTTAGACAGAGGACGTCTGCGAGACAAAGTTCATGATGACTTTTGATGTCAGCGACGTGAGCCGGTAGTCCTTCGGTGTTATGATGGATGACGGTGAGAACGTCCTGTCGGTTTAATGTCGCCGAGATATGAAATAGAGGCATAATTTGCTGAAGTGAAGCTTCTGTCATGCTCGCAAGACCTGTGTGAACTTCTGGATtggcatatatttttttctcatcCAAATCGAGAATATGTAGTCCACTGAGGGAAGTTACTCTGCTGAGAGCCACATAGGCCATGCCGGGTTCAAAGATGTGTTTTAGCGATACTGCTGCTGAGGATTTGGTCATACCTTGAACCTTGTGTATTGTACACGCAAACGCAAGTTTAAGAGGAAACTGTCTGCGAACCACTCCCCTTTGCTTCAGattctcttcgtctctctcaaTGTACACAATATTGTCAGCTGCACTTACATTGTTGGGATTTCTCGACACATCCAGTTCTAGACCGAGTTTACTGACATGTGGACCGTCGTCACTGATCACTATTTCCGCAATACACGCAAAAGTTCCGTTGCACAGACCAGACTGAACATTGACGTTTCTGGTAAGCATGACGCGTGCACCAATGGCAAGTTTCAATGAGTCAGCGAGCTCTCGGTTGTTCCCGTGAAAAGGTGTAGCTTGTTTTGCCATTCTTCCAGTTTTGGGATCTTTCTTATAGTCGTGGGCATCTATCTTCATGATGTCCGAGTGAAACAGCGCTAGCGTTGTTGAATTATGGGCATCAACCTGTTTGTTTGTGGCAAAAATATGCAGTATGTCTTTTGGACAGAGTGCTGGAATCGTGACAGCCTGTGAGAGCAAAGCTTTGTCCTGTCCTGACAATACATCATCTTTCTCTTTGACGCGGATGCGGTTTAGCGTCTCGGCAAAAGCGACATCGTCTTTCTGGCGCATGATCTCCGTCAATGTGATTATCTGAAATTGGTCACGCCAGAGGTCGATTCGAGTGGGATCGTACACGCACAGCGGTTTCGACTGTCTGACCGGGGGAAGTTGATAAAAATCTCCGACGGCGAGAACTGACATTCCACCAAAAGGTCTTTGATTTCCCTTAATTTGTTTCAATCGCATGTCTACGTAGGCAAACAGATACTTTGAGACCATAGATACTTCATCAATGACTAGTATCTCAGCATTTGAAAGATCTGCCCTGACTTCGTCTAGTTTATTGCCAAGGCCTTGGAAAGGAGGCTTTAAATTTCTCGGTAGCTTGAAGAGACTATGCAATGTCACGCCGGATATGTTGAACGCCGCAGTACCAGTGAAAGCCGTGAGGAGTACGGAAGGTTTGGAAATGTCGGCTTCTTCTGCGTTACGGGGAAGTCGAGACAATATTTTGGATCCTTCTGCGTGGATGCATTTGATAAGGTGGGACTTGCCTGTTCCTGCACCGCCATTGATATAATAGAAGAACCGTTCTTCATTTGAACCACAGACACGCTTTATGCACCAGTCTCTGACGGCATAGAAAACAGACGCCTGCTTTTGGTTTAAGCTTCGATACATTTCTTTCAACACTGTCGGATCCATCTCAGGGGCTTCACTCATGATGGCACCTTCTGGTCTATTTTCTGACCTAAGGTTGTAGTCTGGCACATTCTCTTGGACGTTATCCTCATCGGCTGGTCTCGCGTCAAGTTCTTCAATGCACTCTAACCTTTGCAGTTCACATTCAGGAGCCAGATTACACCATTCGTTTCTTATGCAACCATTCTGTTCGTACTCTGCGATGGCACTATCGATGTCTTCCCTGTGTTTCTCATATTTCTCTCGGTTTCGTTTCACAATGTCAGACACTAGCTCGGCGTACTGTGAACCAGGTAGCTGAACGCCTGCATGGTCATGGAAGGACTTGTAAGTGGGGAAGTTTATGGACTTGAGCTGTGTCTCTGAGCGATAAGGCAGGTAAAGCTTTAGCAATGTGCCGTGAAATTGCTCAGGTTTCTTTTCCTGCGAGACATGGTAATACTTGATGACAGCGGGCTTATCCTTTGTTCTCTTCTGAACGAATCCCATTTCATTGAGCAGGGGAATAGCTTTTGCACCTTGGGCCTGTTTGCCATAGACAATTCTACAAGTGGCAGCGAAATCAGCCAAACACATTGACTCAAACTCTGGCGATTCTGGTCTCGATTTGTACTTGTCGGGTAAGCCTGTCATCCACACATTAACCGAGTCTGGTGTTTTGTTCTCTAGGTGCGACATGGGATAACTCATTTTCAGCGGGTTGTCATCGGTCTGTACAAATATCACGCTGCGGGAACACCGTTTCATGTTCAGACTACATGCACGAGCGACGCACTCTTGAGCACTGACCTCTCTTTTTTTGGAGTACGCCTGCATCACTTGTTTCATCTCGTCACTTTCATTGAGATTTTCATGATTTGAGTTCTCAATCATTGTCTTAAGGTATTCGCTTAAACCGTGCTCGGCCTTGCTGATGTAGCTGCAGATATAGGCAATGCAAGAGTACGGGTTtagaatatactgtatatccatGTTTGCGTCCCACGCTAAGAGCAGTGTTGGATTATAGCCGTTTACGTAAGCTTCTTTGGGATCACGCTTTAGTACCACCTcacttttttttgccttaacaCGGAGACAATCCTGGTATTGGTCAACTGTAAGATCGCACAAGGACAATATCTGCTCTAAACTCAGAGATTCGCTCTCGGGATTGTTAAGCAACCGGTTTAGTGCTGTGAGCTTTCTTGTCGCCACCGACGTTCTTTCATCTTCACCGTCACATTCTTCAGATCTTACTATCATCGTCTCGGGGGAAGGTAATTTCGGAAATCCAAAACGGCAGTTGGCACCGAGATATTTAATACACGTCTTTGAGTGTGTCTTGCTGTGCATTTGAACCCCGCTAACTTTTTTGTGAAGTTCAGGTTGCGTGTTTGGATCAGGCATCTCGGCGGTGATGTATTTGGAAATGAAATCGCAAACCGTCTTATCCGAGTCCTCCTCAAACACTGGCGCTCCTTCTATCCAAATGAGACAATGTATGTGAGGGGAACCTCTGTGCTGAAATTCTAAACGGTAAAAGTAATCAACGACTTTGCCGATGGGTTGTGCAGGTGACATGATCAAATCTCTGAACAGCGCTTCAACGCGTTTGTCAAACATGCGCATCGTTGTCACAGGATTACTTCGCAAAATATCGCATTTGGACGACCAGTCGAGCTCATCGAAATTCACTTGTTCGCCTTGTTGAGTTTTAATAGCGGTAATTATTTCTTTCCAGCGCATTTCGGCTGCAGAAAATGTACAAAAGAAAGTCGGCGTTCCACATTGCCTTATCATCGCAAACAAGTCTTTGGTAGTTTGTTGCCAGTAGGCGGGGCTGCCTCGCAAAACTTTCATGAATCGAATTGCGTCTTTGTTACGTACCAGTTTTTCAACCTCGTGTTTGTCTTGCAACAttgcattgtttattttgcGACCGTCGCGGGTATATGGTTTTCCTTTGCGCAATTGTATTGACATGCTGGAGGTGGCCTGATATATTTCTTGTACAAACTGTGCAAAGAACAAATAGTTTGTATCTCTTGCAAAACGGTCGTCGATGCAGCTCAGTCTACTTTTGAAATAACTGCAGGGAGTTAATTTCTTCGGACGCTCTTCATCGATTGTGTTTTTGCTCGTCGGAAACTGAACGGGGAAAGCCATCGCCTCAAGGTTAGGAGTTTTGAAAAAGCTTACTGGTTTGTTTCCTTCAGCGGGCGCAACCGAATATATTCCTTCGCTAAAGCTCAAAATTTCCTCTGAAATGTCAGTTGGCTGCAGACATGACTCGAGAGCAATGCCGCCATTAGGTTCATCACCCTCCTGTTGATT
It includes:
- the LOC115555925 gene encoding uncharacterized protein LOC115555925, translating into MSYIATRYQRDSNYKQRQRSYIRNRYRQDKSFNQRQRSNIRNRYWQDKSFNQRRRSYIRNRYRQDKSFNQRQRSYTNTRYRLNAHFRQTRKSYITNRYANDPAFRSKQKETMRRRMRDKYSNNHSFGMTYNMYCAMKIRQKYRNVIRRPNQVDDSRPNQMDNNVIRDAIEVFRSNIKNGPTFACTVCHRALFANQVRYCDRSKYTQNTDVVETCLTGKFVHVCNDSCENPEQCNVPNERKREWICHCCHEHLKNGRMPQLAIANNLQLADIPPELCDLNILERHLISKYITFAKIIPLPKGQQRAIHGNVICVPSEVQETVNALPRLRSESQVLRVKLKRRLCYKGHQLFQTVTWTKLVRALLKLKEVHPQYNDITIRDEAELCDPTLDEDEDTENIDDTNFNAEDMMEIDSFENGALCEAEPENNEQAIDSIELSQQSNSNQQEGDEPNGGIALESCLQPTDISEEILSFSEGIYSVAPAEGNKPVSFFKTPNLEAMAFPVQFPTSKNTIDEERPKKLTPCSYFKSRLSCIDDRFARDTNYLFFAQFVQEIYQATSSMSIQLRKGKPYTRDGRKINNAMLQDKHEVEKLVRNKDAIRFMKVLRGSPAYWQQTTKDLFAMIRQCGTPTFFCTFSAAEMRWKEIITAIKTQQGEQVNFDELDWSSKCDILRSNPVTTMRMFDKRVEALFRDLIMSPAQPIGKVVDYFYRLEFQHRGSPHIHCLIWIEGAPVFEEDSDKTVCDFISKYITAEMPDPNTQPELHKKVSGVQMHSKTHSKTCIKYLGANCRFGFPKLPSPETMIVRSEECDGEDERTSVATRKLTALNRLLNNPESESLSLEQILSLCDLTVDQYQDCLRVKAKKSEVVLKRDPKEAYVNGYNPTLLLAWDANMDIQYILNPYSCIAYICSYISKAEHGLSEYLKTMIENSNHENLNESDEMKQVMQAYSKKREVSAQECVARACSLNMKRCSRSVIFVQTDDNPLKMSYPMSHLENKTPDSVNVWMTGLPDKYKSRPESPEFESMCLADFAATCRIVYGKQAQGAKAIPLLNEMGFVQKRTKDKPAVIKYYHVSQEKKPEQFHGTLLKLYLPYRSETQLKSINFPTYKSFHDHAGVQLPGSQYAELVSDIVKRNREKYEKHREDIDSAIAEYEQNGCIRNEWCNLAPECELQRLECIEELDARPADEDNVQENVPDYNLRSENRPEGAIMSEAPEMDPTVLKEMYRSLNQKQASVFYAVRDWCIKRVCGSNEERFFYYINGGAGTGKSHLIKCIHAEGSKILSRLPRNAEEADISKPSVLLTAFTGTAAFNISGVTLHSLFKLPRNLKPPFQGLGNKLDEVRADLSNAEILVIDEVSMVSKYLFAYVDMRLKQIKGNQRPFGGMSVLAVGDFYQLPPVRQSKPLCVYDPTRIDLWRDQFQIITLTEIMRQKDDVAFAETLNRIRVKEKDDVLSGQDKALLSQAVTIPALCPKDILHIFATNKQVDAHNSTTLALFHSDIMKIDAHDYKKDPKTGRMAKQATPFHGNNRELADSLKLAIGARVMLTRNVNVQSGLCNGTFACIAEIVISDDGPHVSKLGLELDVSRNPNNVSAADNIVYIERDEENLKQRGVVRRQFPLKLAFACTIHKVQGMTKSSAAVSLKHIFEPGMAYVALSRVTSLSGLHILDLDEKKIYANPEVHTGLASMTEASLQQIMPLFHISATLNRQDVLTVIHHNTEGLPAHVADIKSHHELCLADVLCLTETHLQGSFVSESINLEGYTLFHRNRNVSYTNCPHISNKNGGGVAIYVRNHIRVSEKRYIQNATDIEFTVIKLEAPFIALIAAVYRPPSYSVHLFLKNLQSLLDSLEVMDHHPIIVCGDFNENLLSGANKPIYELFRAKGYAQLITAATTDKNTLLDSIYISRPQRCLHSGVLQSYYSYHNPVYWTLTSENV